Proteins from a single region of Flavobacterium sp. YJ01:
- a CDS encoding queuosine precursor transporter: MFKTRREIVFVILAGIFITNAVVAELIGGKLIQIGPFVMSIGILPWPIVFLTTDLINEYFGEKGVKKLSFITACLIAYAFLILFMAIVIPAAKGISPVNDEQFQAVFGQSMWIIVGSLIAFMASQLIDVWIFWFFKNRTGEKKIWLRATGSTVISQLFDSFIVLGIAFWLPGKIDFDTFISSGLIGYTFKLAIAILLTPAIYLGHHLIKKYLEKDNLKKNEELQ; encoded by the coding sequence ATGTTTAAAACTCGAAGAGAAATTGTTTTTGTAATTCTAGCCGGAATCTTTATTACCAATGCAGTTGTTGCCGAACTTATCGGAGGAAAATTAATTCAGATCGGTCCATTTGTAATGAGTATCGGAATCTTGCCTTGGCCAATTGTATTTTTAACAACAGATTTAATTAATGAGTATTTTGGAGAAAAAGGCGTAAAAAAACTTTCTTTCATCACAGCATGTTTAATTGCCTATGCTTTTTTAATCTTGTTTATGGCGATTGTTATTCCCGCAGCAAAAGGAATAAGTCCCGTAAATGACGAGCAATTTCAAGCCGTTTTCGGACAAAGTATGTGGATTATTGTTGGAAGCTTAATCGCCTTTATGGCATCGCAGCTTATTGATGTCTGGATTTTTTGGTTTTTTAAGAACAGAACGGGCGAAAAAAAAATATGGCTTAGAGCTACTGGTTCTACTGTAATTTCGCAATTATTTGATTCTTTTATTGTCTTAGGAATTGCATTTTGGCTTCCTGGAAAAATAGATTTTGATACGTTTATCTCTTCAGGATTAATCGGATACACTTTCAAATTAGCAATCGCTATTTTGCTAACTCCCGCCATTTATTTAGGCCATCATTTAATTAAAAAATATTTAGAAAAAGACAATCTGAAAAAAAACGAGGAACTACAATAA
- a CDS encoding DNA-3-methyladenine glycosylase I: MEQIRCGWCSASDLYKKYHDEEWGVPVYDDPTIFEFLILETFQAGLSWITILNKRENFKVAFDNFDYKKIANYSEDKIEELLQNTGIIRNKLKIRSAVTNAQAFMKIQEEFGTFSKYIWKFVDGKPIDNNPKTLKDVPATTPISDAISKDLKKRGFKFVGSTVIYAHMQATGMVNDHIEDCWTRTK, from the coding sequence ATGGAACAAATAAGATGCGGCTGGTGTTCAGCAAGTGATTTATACAAAAAGTATCATGACGAAGAATGGGGAGTTCCTGTTTACGATGATCCCACTATTTTCGAATTTTTAATTCTTGAAACTTTTCAAGCAGGTTTAAGCTGGATTACCATTTTAAATAAAAGAGAAAATTTCAAAGTCGCTTTTGACAATTTCGATTATAAAAAAATCGCCAATTATTCTGAAGATAAAATCGAAGAATTACTGCAAAATACAGGAATCATTCGTAACAAACTTAAAATAAGATCAGCTGTAACAAACGCGCAGGCATTTATGAAGATTCAAGAAGAATTTGGAACTTTCTCCAAATACATCTGGAAATTCGTCGACGGAAAACCAATTGATAACAATCCTAAAACATTAAAAGATGTCCCAGCAACCACTCCAATTTCTGATGCTATCAGCAAAGATTTAAAAAAACGTGGTTTCAAATTCGTTGGCTCAACTGTTATTTACGCGCATATGCAAGCAACTGGAATGGTCAATGATCATATCGAAGATTGCTGGACGAGAACAAAATAG
- the thiS gene encoding sulfur carrier protein ThiS gives MELKINQQTKHFNAESLSVQSLLDLEIPHKQNGIAIAVNNTIVPKLKWNEFFVQETDEILIISATQGG, from the coding sequence ATGGAACTAAAAATCAATCAACAAACTAAACATTTCAATGCTGAATCGCTAAGCGTTCAATCATTGCTCGATCTCGAAATTCCGCACAAACAAAACGGAATCGCCATTGCTGTCAACAATACCATTGTTCCAAAACTTAAATGGAACGAATTCTTCGTACAAGAAACTGACGAAATCTTAATTATTTCTGCTACGCAGGGAGGATAG
- the thiC gene encoding phosphomethylpyrimidine synthase ThiC, which yields MTNEEQISRTPFPNSKKVYIDGEIHPIKVAMREINLSDTKLSNGGIEKNPPVTVYDTSGPYTDPNVEIDIRKGLPRLRESWILDRNDVEILNEITSDYGLSRLKDESLNHLRFEYLHQPKRAKKGANVTQLYYAKQGIITPEMEYIAIRENQRIELLNQQTKAMQCQHSGHSFGANTPKSKITPEFVRSEVACGRAIIPNNINHPESEPMIVGRNFLVKINANIGNSAVTSSIEEEVEKAVWACRWGADTIMDLSTGKNIHETREWIIRNSPVPIGTVPIYQALEKVKGIAEDLTWEIFRDTLIEQAEQGVSYFTIHAGVLLRYIHLTANRVTGIVSRGGSIMAKWCLFHHKENFLYTHFEEICVIMKQYDVAFSLGDGLRPGSIADANDAAQFAELETLGELTKIAWKHDVQVFIEGPGHVPMHMIKENMDKQLEHCHEAPFYTLGPLTTDIAPGYDHITSAIGAAMIGWYGCAMLCYVTPKEHLGLPNKKDVKDGVITYKISAHAADLAKGHPGAQYRDNALSKARFEFRWEDQFNLALDPDTAREFHDETLPADGAKVAHFCSMCGPKFCSMKISQEIRDVAAAEKGMQEKSEEFIEQGKEIYI from the coding sequence ATGACAAACGAAGAACAAATATCAAGAACCCCATTTCCGAATTCTAAAAAAGTTTATATCGATGGAGAAATTCATCCTATAAAAGTGGCAATGCGCGAAATTAATCTTAGCGACACCAAACTTTCTAACGGAGGAATTGAGAAAAATCCTCCCGTAACAGTTTATGATACTTCTGGTCCATATACAGATCCGAATGTTGAAATTGATATTCGAAAAGGATTGCCACGCTTACGCGAAAGCTGGATTCTTGACCGAAATGATGTCGAAATTTTAAACGAAATAACTTCCGATTATGGCTTAAGCCGATTAAAAGATGAAAGTTTAAATCACCTTAGATTTGAATATTTACATCAGCCAAAACGTGCTAAAAAAGGAGCAAACGTCACTCAATTATACTATGCCAAACAAGGAATTATAACTCCCGAAATGGAATATATTGCTATTCGCGAAAATCAACGAATTGAACTTTTAAACCAACAAACCAAAGCGATGCAATGTCAACACAGCGGTCATAGTTTCGGTGCGAATACTCCAAAAAGTAAAATCACCCCAGAATTTGTACGTTCTGAAGTTGCCTGCGGAAGAGCCATTATCCCAAACAATATTAATCACCCAGAAAGTGAACCAATGATTGTGGGACGTAATTTCTTGGTAAAAATCAATGCCAATATTGGAAATAGCGCCGTTACTTCTAGTATTGAAGAAGAAGTAGAAAAAGCCGTTTGGGCATGCCGTTGGGGAGCTGACACGATTATGGATCTTTCTACAGGAAAAAACATTCACGAGACAAGAGAATGGATTATCCGTAATTCTCCTGTTCCAATTGGCACAGTTCCGATTTATCAGGCATTAGAAAAAGTAAAAGGAATTGCCGAAGATTTGACTTGGGAAATTTTCCGCGATACTTTAATTGAACAGGCAGAACAAGGTGTTTCGTATTTTACAATTCATGCCGGCGTTTTACTTCGCTACATTCATTTAACCGCAAATCGTGTTACTGGAATTGTTTCGCGCGGTGGTTCTATTATGGCAAAATGGTGTTTATTCCATCATAAAGAAAACTTCCTGTATACTCATTTTGAAGAAATTTGCGTAATCATGAAACAATATGATGTCGCTTTTTCTTTAGGAGATGGCCTACGTCCAGGTTCGATTGCAGATGCTAATGATGCAGCACAATTTGCAGAATTAGAAACTTTAGGCGAACTGACAAAAATTGCTTGGAAACATGATGTTCAAGTTTTTATTGAAGGTCCAGGACACGTGCCAATGCACATGATTAAAGAAAATATGGACAAGCAATTAGAGCATTGCCATGAAGCTCCATTTTACACTTTAGGTCCGTTAACAACAGATATTGCACCGGGCTACGATCATATTACTTCTGCAATTGGTGCCGCGATGATTGGCTGGTACGGTTGTGCGATGCTGTGTTATGTAACGCCAAAAGAACACTTGGGCTTACCGAATAAAAAAGACGTAAAAGACGGTGTAATTACGTATAAAATTTCTGCTCATGCTGCAGATTTAGCAAAAGGCCATCCGGGAGCGCAATATCGCGATAATGCATTAAGTAAAGCCCGTTTTGAATTCCGTTGGGAAGATCAGTTTAATTTGGCTTTAGATCCAGATACTGCAAGAGAATTTCATGATGAAACACTTCCTGCTGATGGGGCAAAAGTGGCGCACTTCTGTTCGATGTGTGGACCTAAGTTCTGTTCTATGAAAATATCTCAGGAAATTAGAGATGTTGCTGCCGCAGAAAAAGGAATGCAAGAGAAATCAGAAGAGTTTATTGAGCAGGGCAAAGAGATTTATATCTAG